In the genome of Gloeotrichia echinulata CP02, one region contains:
- a CDS encoding pyridoxal-dependent decarboxylase: MEEQQDYHMSVAEFRHWGYKTIDWIADYLENVEKYPVLSQVKPGDIRAKLPETAPLQGESFEAILTDLSQIIVPGLTHWQSPNFFAFFPSGISAPSILGELISGGMGVQGMLWATSPACTELETHVLDWLVDMLDLPLQFKSSGTGGGVIQDSASSASLVALIAAREQANADINQLVAYTSTQAHSSIEKGVKIAGIRRENFRSIEVDANYAMRPDALEKCILADIQAGLTPCYIAATVGTTSSHAVDPISQLGAIAQKYHIWLHVDGAMSGTAALCPEFRWIHQGLELVDSYCFNPHKWMLTNFDCTCFYVQNRAKLIAALSVIPEYLKNQASESGEVIDYRDWQIPLGRRFRSLKLWFVIRHYGIEGLQHYIRKHVALAQEFAQWVKSDSRFELAANPPLNLVCFRHKGGDEINQQILNSLNSSGKLYLSPTKLDQKLTLRMSIGQATTESIHVQQAWNLISKIDGI; encoded by the coding sequence ATGGAAGAACAGCAGGATTACCACATGTCTGTGGCAGAATTTCGCCACTGGGGATATAAAACCATTGATTGGATTGCCGATTACTTAGAAAATGTCGAGAAATACCCCGTGCTTTCACAAGTCAAGCCTGGGGATATCAGAGCCAAGTTACCAGAAACTGCTCCCTTGCAGGGGGAATCTTTCGAGGCCATTTTAACAGACCTTTCCCAAATCATTGTACCAGGATTGACTCATTGGCAATCTCCCAATTTCTTCGCTTTTTTTCCTAGTGGGATATCTGCGCCCTCAATTCTGGGAGAATTAATTAGTGGCGGTATGGGTGTACAGGGGATGTTATGGGCGACTTCTCCAGCTTGTACGGAGTTAGAAACCCATGTGCTTGATTGGCTGGTAGATATGCTGGACCTACCTTTGCAGTTCAAATCTTCTGGAACTGGGGGAGGAGTAATTCAAGATTCAGCCAGTAGTGCAAGTCTGGTGGCGCTGATAGCCGCTAGGGAACAGGCGAATGCAGATATCAATCAATTGGTTGCTTACACTTCGACTCAGGCGCACTCTTCGATTGAGAAAGGGGTGAAAATTGCGGGGATACGGCGCGAAAATTTCCGCTCCATTGAAGTGGATGCTAACTATGCAATGCGTCCAGATGCATTAGAGAAGTGTATTTTAGCAGATATTCAAGCTGGTTTGACGCCTTGTTATATTGCAGCCACCGTGGGGACAACTTCATCCCATGCTGTTGATCCAATATCTCAGTTGGGAGCGATCGCCCAAAAATATCATATCTGGCTGCATGTTGATGGGGCAATGAGCGGCACTGCGGCTCTATGTCCTGAGTTCCGCTGGATTCATCAAGGGTTAGAGTTAGTCGATAGCTATTGCTTCAATCCCCATAAATGGATGCTGACTAATTTTGATTGCACCTGTTTTTATGTGCAAAATCGAGCCAAGCTCATAGCAGCCCTTTCCGTCATCCCAGAATACCTCAAAAATCAAGCGAGTGAATCTGGGGAAGTCATTGACTATCGGGATTGGCAAATTCCTTTAGGACGAAGATTCCGCAGCCTCAAACTCTGGTTTGTAATTCGTCATTATGGCATTGAGGGTTTACAACATTATATCCGCAAGCACGTAGCTTTAGCACAAGAGTTTGCCCAGTGGGTAAAATCAGACTCCCGTTTTGAATTAGCTGCAAATCCGCCGTTGAATTTAGTCTGCTTTCGTCACAAAGGCGGTGATGAGATTAACCAGCAAATTCTCAACAGTCTTAATTCTTCAGGAAAACTCTACCTCAGCCCCACAAAACTCGACCAAAAACTCACTCTGCGAATGTCGATTGGTCAAGCAACAACTGAAAGTATTCATGTGCAACAAGCGTGGAATTTAATCTCTAAAATAGATGGTATTTGA
- a CDS encoding helix-turn-helix domain-containing protein has product MKAEAQNDSRLTCEVETTLKVIGGRWKVLIIRELMLGVKRFGELQRSLPGVTQKMLTQQLREMEEDGIIHREVYAQIPPKVEYSLTPLGESLTPILYAMHEWAVKNLVQKR; this is encoded by the coding sequence ATGAAAGCTGAAGCACAAAACGATAGCAGGCTGACTTGTGAAGTGGAAACAACGCTAAAAGTGATTGGCGGACGCTGGAAGGTTTTGATTATTAGAGAATTAATGTTAGGCGTCAAACGATTTGGTGAATTACAGCGTTCCTTACCCGGAGTTACGCAAAAAATGCTCACTCAGCAACTCAGGGAAATGGAAGAAGACGGGATTATTCATCGAGAGGTTTACGCACAAATTCCCCCAAAAGTGGAATATTCACTCACACCTTTGGGAGAAAGCCTGACACCAATTCTCTATGCAATGCACGAATGGGCTGTGAAAAATTTAGTGCAAAAAAGATAA
- a CDS encoding transcriptional regulator produces MKIRNEEEYEQAIKRLNDLIDEIGTNEQHPLYNFLDTLGTLIEAYEAEHHSIPICSGSDVLAYLIEEHRLSLSDLPEIGTSETIEAILNKHQALTLSQVQQLAQRFQVEPQVFLD; encoded by the coding sequence ATGAAGATTCGCAATGAGGAAGAGTATGAGCAAGCAATCAAGCGATTAAATGATTTAATTGATGAAATTGGCACTAATGAACAGCATCCTCTTTATAATTTTCTTGATACTTTAGGGACGCTGATTGAGGCTTATGAAGCAGAACATCATTCTATCCCTATTTGTAGCGGGAGTGATGTATTAGCTTATTTAATCGAGGAACATCGACTAAGTTTATCAGATTTGCCTGAAATTGGTACATCGGAAACAATAGAAGCTATTTTAAACAAACATCAAGCATTAACCCTGAGTCAAGTTCAACAGTTAGCACAACGTTTTCAAGTTGAACCTCAAGTATTTCTAGATTAG
- a CDS encoding VWA domain-containing protein — protein sequence MLENRDYTLIIDKSGSMATPDQKGGRSRWLAAQESTLALASKCEQFDPDGITVYVFSGKFKRYENVTTSKVGQIFRENDPSGTTDLAGVLKHATDDYFQRKDSGQTKPNGETILIVTDGEPDDRKAVMKVIIEASRRMDRDEELALSFIQVGTDPQATRFLKVLDDELQGAGAKFDICDTITMDDMEDLSLSEVLLNAIND from the coding sequence ATGTTAGAAAATCGTGATTACACCTTAATTATCGACAAAAGCGGCAGCATGGCTACCCCAGATCAAAAGGGTGGTAGAAGCCGATGGTTAGCAGCTCAAGAATCTACCTTAGCTTTAGCTAGTAAATGCGAACAATTTGACCCAGATGGGATCACAGTTTATGTATTTTCTGGTAAATTCAAGCGCTATGAAAATGTGACAACAAGTAAGGTAGGACAAATTTTTCGAGAAAATGACCCCTCTGGAACGACTGATTTAGCGGGGGTATTAAAACATGCAACTGATGATTACTTTCAACGTAAGGACTCTGGTCAAACTAAGCCAAATGGTGAGACAATTTTAATTGTTACCGATGGTGAACCAGATGATCGCAAAGCAGTGATGAAGGTGATTATCGAAGCTTCTCGTCGCATGGATCGTGATGAAGAATTAGCTCTTTCTTTTATTCAAGTTGGTACAGATCCCCAGGCTACCCGCTTCCTCAAAGTCTTGGATGATGAACTCCAAGGGGCTGGTGCGAAGTTTGATATCTGTGACACCATTACAATGGATGATATGGAGGATTTAAGTCTATCAGAAGTGCTACTTAATGCTATTAATGACTAG
- a CDS encoding VWA domain-containing protein, producing the protein MMSDRDYTLIIDKSGSMSTPDQTGGRSRWDIAQESTIALARKCEQFDPDGITVYLFSGRFKRYDDVTAAKVAQIFQENDPAGTTNLASVLQDALNNYFKRKAAGQTKPNGETILVITDGEPDDRRAVFEVIIQATRQMDRDEELAISLIQVGSDPQATKFLKALDDQLQGVGAKFDICDTITLDDLEDMSLADVLMNAITD; encoded by the coding sequence ATGATGAGCGATCGCGACTATACATTAATTATTGACAAAAGCGGCAGTATGTCCACCCCCGACCAAACCGGTGGTAGAAGTAGATGGGATATCGCCCAAGAGTCTACTATCGCTTTAGCACGCAAATGCGAGCAGTTTGATCCTGATGGGATCACGGTTTATCTTTTTTCCGGGAGATTTAAACGCTACGATGATGTCACCGCCGCTAAAGTCGCCCAGATATTTCAAGAAAATGACCCGGCAGGTACTACCAACTTAGCAAGTGTACTACAAGATGCCCTCAATAATTACTTTAAGCGTAAAGCTGCAGGTCAAACCAAGCCCAATGGCGAGACAATCTTAGTCATCACTGATGGTGAACCAGATGATCGCCGAGCGGTGTTTGAGGTCATTATTCAAGCTACTCGCCAAATGGACCGGGATGAAGAATTGGCAATTTCTCTGATTCAAGTCGGTTCAGATCCCCAAGCAACTAAGTTTCTCAAGGCTTTAGATGACCAGTTGCAAGGTGTTGGTGCTAAATTTGATATCTGTGACACTATTACTTTAGATGACTTGGAAGACATGAGCCTCGCAGATGTCTTGATGAATGCCATCACAGACTGA
- a CDS encoding carbohydrate kinase has product MSNPRVLCLGEVLFDCLADQLGLKLEEVKSWTPYPGGAPANVACALVKLGTPAGFIGAVGEDEPGNQLVELLQKIGVDINGVQRHPTAPTRQVYVVRDQAGDRSFAGFGNYDTTEFADTRLQKEKLPDSLFAEADFLVLGTLELAYPESEKAIHRALELAEKYDLKILLDVNWRPVFWQDPDIARQKIQETFKRVDFLKLSQEEAEWLFNTTDPGAITYRLDSLEGVLVTDGENGCAYCLSENEGKLPAFSIPVVDTTGAGDGFLAGFIHQLVQQGIHSLSDADTAKRIVTYASAVGALTTIQPGAIASQPTAAEVAAFLASHQI; this is encoded by the coding sequence ATGAGCAATCCCCGTGTTTTGTGCTTAGGTGAAGTTTTGTTTGATTGTTTAGCCGATCAATTAGGGCTAAAACTGGAAGAAGTTAAATCTTGGACGCCTTACCCAGGAGGGGCACCAGCGAACGTAGCTTGTGCTTTAGTCAAGCTGGGAACGCCAGCAGGATTTATTGGAGCAGTTGGGGAAGATGAACCAGGGAATCAATTGGTAGAGCTATTGCAAAAGATTGGTGTCGATATCAATGGGGTGCAACGCCATCCTACCGCACCAACACGGCAAGTTTATGTAGTGCGTGATCAGGCAGGAGATCGCTCTTTTGCCGGATTTGGTAATTATGATACCACTGAATTTGCCGATACCCGTCTGCAAAAGGAGAAATTGCCAGATTCCCTATTCGCCGAAGCAGATTTTCTGGTTTTAGGTACTTTGGAATTAGCTTATCCTGAAAGTGAAAAGGCAATTCACCGCGCCCTAGAGTTGGCAGAAAAATACGACCTGAAGATTTTGCTAGATGTGAATTGGCGTCCTGTTTTTTGGCAAGATCCAGATATCGCTCGTCAAAAAATTCAAGAAACATTTAAGCGAGTCGATTTTCTCAAACTCTCCCAAGAAGAAGCTGAATGGCTATTTAATACCACCGATCCGGGAGCCATCACTTATCGTCTGGATTCATTAGAGGGAGTTTTAGTCACAGATGGGGAAAATGGTTGCGCCTATTGCTTGAGTGAAAACGAAGGTAAATTACCTGCGTTTTCTATTCCTGTGGTTGATACAACTGGTGCGGGAGATGGCTTTTTAGCAGGATTTATCCACCAACTAGTACAGCAGGGTATCCACAGCTTAAGCGATGCAGACACAGCAAAACGCATCGTCACCTATGCTAGTGCTGTTGGCGCCCTGACTACCATTCAACCAGGGGCGATCGCTTCTCAACCTACCGCTGCTGAAGTCGCAGCGTTTCTAGCCTCCCATCAAATTTAG
- a CDS encoding helix-turn-helix transcriptional regulator: protein MAGGESQTPVSLSDRELQIIDLVATGLTNQDIAGKLEISKRTVDNHISNILTKTQTENRVALVRWALRWGKVCLPDVNCCSLPKPNDSTNSTPT, encoded by the coding sequence ATGGCTGGTGGCGAGTCTCAGACCCCTGTTAGTCTGTCAGACAGAGAACTGCAAATTATCGATTTAGTGGCCACTGGCTTAACTAACCAAGATATTGCAGGGAAACTGGAAATTAGCAAACGCACGGTTGATAACCATATCAGCAACATTCTCACCAAAACCCAGACGGAAAACCGAGTGGCTCTTGTGCGTTGGGCTTTAAGATGGGGCAAGGTCTGCTTGCCTGATGTTAATTGTTGTTCATTACCCAAACCGAACGATTCCACCAATAGCACCCCTACGTGA
- a CDS encoding DUF6391 domain-containing protein, whose protein sequence is MNTSASFPGESSGFNFFSFDLTSPVSWKIPSVQDFVPDFPQPTQDADLLKQLSFIPGLKEILMVRQVHALEHATVWVLSESNRDYPAKEESTNIQIDNELLGGLSTEHGFYLYGSVNISDLRRAVTLALHRLINGESDLAVHPRCGTNLSVAMLLTASLAVGVHLMLPFRPIEQLIGLGLAATTAAELSPDLGSIAQRYLTTAIPFNLAIENITLSRDLWGRQGHFVKVCWRE, encoded by the coding sequence ATGAATACTTCTGCTTCTTTTCCTGGTGAGTCGTCTGGCTTTAACTTTTTTAGCTTTGATTTGACTTCCCCTGTGTCTTGGAAAATTCCCAGCGTCCAAGACTTTGTACCTGATTTTCCGCAACCCACCCAAGATGCTGATTTACTCAAACAGCTATCGTTTATCCCTGGCTTAAAAGAAATTCTCATGGTGCGCCAGGTTCACGCTCTTGAACATGCTACTGTTTGGGTTCTGAGCGAATCAAACAGAGACTATCCTGCCAAAGAAGAATCCACTAATATTCAAATTGATAATGAACTATTAGGTGGTTTGTCTACAGAGCATGGATTCTACCTCTACGGCTCCGTGAATATCAGTGATTTGCGGCGTGCGGTTACATTAGCTCTACACCGCCTAATCAATGGTGAATCGGATTTGGCTGTACATCCCCGTTGCGGCACAAATTTATCCGTGGCGATGCTGTTGACAGCCTCTTTGGCTGTGGGTGTGCATCTCATGCTACCATTCCGACCAATTGAGCAGCTCATTGGTTTAGGATTAGCTGCAACCACAGCAGCTGAACTATCACCAGATTTAGGTTCTATAGCCCAACGATACCTCACAACCGCCATTCCCTTTAATCTTGCAATTGAAAATATTACACTCTCTCGCGACCTTTGGGGGAGACAAGGCCATTTTGTCAAGGTCTGCTGGCGAGAATAA
- a CDS encoding ChaB family protein, which translates to MPEVYQAERTISSVFKEQTQVDNVIRRLLDRGVPRDNISVLGRNFQSETRITGFISKRDVILGGLRTGAIFGSLFGSFLSLLTGVGVLFIPFVGPIVAAGPITAILLGAASGAIAGSAGAGLVSVLTTLGMPEDKAAVYQTRLQAGEFLLMIEVPIDRSGEFQLLLESAGAEEINTIDKALARSCPGHCNSPEDLSPEVRAHLSPEAQRTFIERHNVVLNQTGDELTAEQAAWDAVHQQFDEDENGILSKAKVNV; encoded by the coding sequence GTGCCAGAAGTTTATCAAGCAGAACGTACCATCTCCTCTGTATTTAAAGAACAAACGCAAGTTGATAATGTGATTCGACGGTTATTAGATAGAGGTGTGCCTAGAGATAATATTTCAGTTTTAGGCAGAAACTTCCAATCAGAAACGCGAATTACTGGCTTTATTAGTAAGAGAGACGTGATTCTGGGAGGATTGAGAACAGGGGCAATTTTTGGTTCCTTGTTTGGTTCATTTCTCAGTCTGCTCACAGGTGTAGGCGTACTGTTCATTCCCTTTGTCGGTCCGATTGTCGCAGCAGGTCCAATTACTGCAATATTGCTTGGGGCTGCTAGTGGAGCGATCGCAGGTAGTGCCGGTGCGGGTCTAGTATCGGTTTTGACTACCTTGGGTATGCCTGAAGATAAAGCTGCAGTCTACCAAACCCGCTTACAAGCTGGCGAATTTTTATTAATGATAGAAGTTCCGATTGATCGCTCTGGAGAATTTCAACTGCTCCTCGAAAGTGCTGGTGCTGAAGAAATTAATACCATTGACAAAGCTTTAGCTCGTTCTTGTCCTGGTCATTGTAATAGCCCAGAAGATTTGTCTCCTGAAGTTCGCGCTCATCTTTCACCAGAAGCTCAACGCACATTCATTGAGCGCCATAACGTTGTATTAAATCAAACAGGTGACGAGTTAACTGCCGAACAAGCTGCTTGGGACGCCGTTCATCAGCAATTTGATGAAGATGAAAATGGCATTTTGTCAAAGGCTAAGGTTAACGTTTAA
- a CDS encoding aromatic amino acid transport family protein, translating to MTPIKTVTSNQEVTRFFSNIELDGNQLSHQPGSVLGTTALIAGTTVGAGILALPAVTLPSGILPSTVLLIGIWLYTIVSGLLIVEVTVNGMRLVGRPSVGFMGMVEQSLGKLGALITTAAYLFLHYALLVAYIAEGGDILVSAISQVWKVENGIPAWVGTATFTLLFGGIMYLGRERFVAKFNNVLVAIVIASFLGLLLVAGGQVKSTQLLFQNWSSLGSAVSVMFVTLYYHNIVPVVVTQLEGDTRKIRQSIIIGSGIPLIMFLSWNAVILGSINPDMINNASGVRTVLDPLQILRAGGGGEWLGVLVSIFSEFAIATSFIGFMYAFVDFFQEISPIAKMETGNRLSLFSMILLPSMSFGAINPSIFFTALDYAGTFSISVLTGIIPALMTWKQRDEDKDSNQITQPLVPGGKVTLVVMIVIAFAIIMKQILLFCGI from the coding sequence ATGACCCCTATTAAGACTGTTACGTCAAATCAAGAAGTCACTCGATTTTTTTCCAATATCGAGTTAGATGGAAATCAGCTGAGTCATCAACCAGGTAGTGTGTTAGGAACCACGGCGCTGATTGCGGGAACCACGGTTGGTGCTGGGATTCTGGCGCTACCTGCAGTTACTCTGCCTTCTGGGATTTTACCATCCACAGTTTTGCTGATAGGTATTTGGCTTTACACTATAGTTTCCGGTCTGCTGATTGTTGAGGTGACTGTCAACGGGATGCGTCTGGTGGGGCGTCCGAGTGTCGGTTTTATGGGAATGGTTGAGCAAAGCCTTGGTAAGCTGGGAGCGCTAATCACCACTGCTGCTTATTTGTTCTTGCACTATGCCCTGTTGGTAGCATACATTGCCGAAGGTGGAGATATTTTAGTATCCGCAATTTCCCAAGTGTGGAAGGTAGAAAATGGTATACCTGCTTGGGTGGGAACAGCTACTTTCACGCTTTTATTTGGTGGAATTATGTATCTTGGGCGAGAGAGATTTGTCGCCAAATTCAATAACGTCTTGGTCGCCATTGTTATAGCGTCGTTTTTAGGATTATTATTAGTCGCAGGTGGCCAAGTCAAGAGTACACAATTATTATTTCAGAACTGGAGTAGCCTGGGAAGTGCGGTATCGGTTATGTTTGTAACGCTATATTACCATAACATTGTCCCAGTGGTTGTGACTCAACTCGAAGGAGATACCCGCAAGATTCGCCAGTCAATTATCATTGGTTCTGGGATTCCCTTAATCATGTTCCTGTCCTGGAATGCGGTAATTTTGGGTAGCATCAATCCCGATATGATAAACAACGCTTCTGGGGTCAGAACTGTGTTAGACCCATTGCAAATTCTACGAGCAGGTGGTGGGGGAGAATGGTTAGGAGTGCTAGTTTCCATTTTTTCAGAGTTTGCGATCGCCACATCCTTCATTGGATTTATGTACGCTTTTGTGGATTTCTTCCAAGAAATTTCTCCGATTGCAAAGATGGAAACGGGTAATCGTCTGTCACTTTTTTCGATGATTCTTTTACCTTCTATGAGTTTTGGGGCGATCAATCCTAGCATTTTCTTTACAGCCCTAGATTACGCTGGCACCTTCAGTATTTCAGTTTTAACCGGAATCATACCTGCGTTGATGACTTGGAAGCAACGGGATGAGGATAAAGATTCAAATCAAATAACTCAACCCCTTGTCCCTGGTGGTAAGGTGACACTTGTTGTGATGATTGTCATTGCCTTTGCAATCATTATGAAACAAATTCTGTTATTTTGTGGCATTTAA